From Chromohalobacter canadensis, one genomic window encodes:
- a CDS encoding iron-containing alcohol dehydrogenase: MSATINYLTKIRFGDDALEDLADELTQLGVATPLIVTDAGLTASGLVTRVQEAIGGTRPAAVYDGTPANPTEDAIEDAVACYREHACDGIVALGGGSSIDLAKGVALLASHPAPLRQYAVMEGGAARIGGQVLPLVAIPTTAGTGSEVGRAALISMRDERKLGFLSPHLIPDVAICDPLLTLSLPAHLTAATGMDAIAHCVETFLSPRFNPPADAIALDGLQRATRHIRTAVSDGSNLDARREMLMAATQGALAFQKGLGAVHSLSHALGGFHDLKLHHGTLNALLMPIVLRFNQDHCGDKFARLRDAMGLAPGTDVVEAFTQLNIDLGLPMRLSDLGVTRERLAPVAQWALEDHSTATNPRAPTHDDFQRMLLEAL; this comes from the coding sequence ATGAGTGCGACCATCAATTACCTCACCAAGATACGCTTCGGCGACGATGCCCTGGAGGACCTGGCCGACGAATTGACGCAGCTCGGTGTCGCCACGCCCTTGATCGTGACCGATGCCGGGCTCACCGCCAGTGGCCTGGTCACGCGCGTTCAAGAGGCCATCGGCGGTACACGCCCAGCCGCAGTCTACGACGGCACGCCCGCCAACCCCACCGAGGACGCCATCGAGGACGCCGTGGCCTGCTACCGCGAACATGCCTGCGACGGCATCGTCGCGCTGGGCGGTGGGTCGAGCATCGATCTGGCCAAGGGCGTCGCCCTGCTGGCCAGCCATCCCGCACCGCTGCGGCAATACGCGGTAATGGAGGGCGGCGCAGCCCGTATCGGCGGCCAGGTGCTGCCGCTGGTCGCCATTCCCACCACCGCGGGCACGGGCAGCGAGGTCGGACGCGCCGCCCTGATCAGCATGCGTGATGAGCGCAAGCTCGGTTTCCTCTCGCCACATCTGATCCCCGACGTGGCGATCTGCGATCCATTGCTGACCCTCTCGCTGCCGGCGCACCTGACAGCCGCTACCGGCATGGACGCCATCGCGCATTGTGTCGAGACGTTTCTCAGCCCACGCTTCAACCCACCCGCCGATGCCATCGCCCTGGATGGATTACAACGCGCCACACGTCATATCCGCACTGCCGTAAGCGATGGTAGCAACCTGGACGCACGTCGAGAGATGTTGATGGCCGCCACGCAAGGCGCCTTGGCGTTCCAGAAAGGCCTCGGCGCAGTGCACTCTCTGTCCCACGCCCTGGGCGGCTTTCATGATCTTAAGCTCCATCATGGCACGCTCAATGCCTTGCTGATGCCCATCGTACTGCGCTTCAACCAGGACCATTGCGGCGACAAGTTCGCCCGGCTGCGCGATGCGATGGGGCTAGCCCCCGGCACGGATGTCGTCGAGGCCTTCACTCAGCTCAACATCGACCTGGGCTTGCCCATGCGCTTGAGCGACCTGGGCGTCACGCGCGAACGTCTGGCACCGGTTGCCCAATGGGCGTTGGAAGACCACTCCACCGCCACCAATCCGCGTGCCCCGACGCACGACGATTTTCAGCGCATGCTATTGGAAGCGCTATGA
- a CDS encoding LysR family transcriptional regulator: MTAGKLSHAHLCAWLRFKHLMLLTTLAESRNMHATARVMHLSQPAASKMLRDLEAYFGFALFERLPRAMQPTELGEQVIRHAWILLNDMERLVDDINDLREGGYGQLLIGAIAAAAPEILPAAIARLKQDRPRLSVSLQEQTSDRLLLELEHKRLDVVIGRLTHVSQHNVFDFEPLLDEPLRVVVRRDHPLTRLDHAPGLDELSQWPWILHPLSSPMRGVFESALAEEGIATPANVVETTSIQATLQLLQSSDMLAVLPRSVMRRPLAGGQYVVLERVIGKPLDYYGIITRRQEPHSAAADELITHLRQLASEALLPTGVTHDT, translated from the coding sequence ATGACGGCGGGCAAGCTTTCACATGCACATCTGTGTGCCTGGTTGCGTTTCAAGCATCTGATGTTGCTGACCACTTTGGCCGAGAGCCGCAACATGCATGCCACGGCGCGGGTCATGCATCTGAGTCAGCCGGCGGCGAGCAAGATGTTGCGCGACCTGGAGGCGTATTTCGGTTTCGCGCTTTTCGAGCGTTTGCCACGGGCCATGCAGCCCACCGAGCTGGGCGAGCAGGTCATCCGCCATGCGTGGATCCTGCTCAACGACATGGAACGCCTGGTAGATGACATCAATGACCTGCGTGAAGGGGGCTATGGCCAGCTTCTGATCGGTGCCATCGCCGCTGCCGCTCCGGAAATCCTGCCGGCGGCGATTGCTCGGCTCAAGCAGGACCGGCCACGTCTATCAGTGAGCCTGCAGGAGCAAACGAGCGATCGCCTGCTGCTCGAGCTCGAGCACAAACGCCTGGATGTCGTCATCGGGCGTTTGACGCATGTCAGTCAGCACAATGTATTCGACTTCGAGCCACTACTGGATGAGCCTCTGCGGGTCGTGGTGCGCCGCGATCACCCTTTGACGCGCCTTGACCACGCCCCGGGATTGGATGAACTGAGCCAATGGCCATGGATACTGCATCCGCTGTCGAGTCCCATGCGTGGGGTGTTCGAGTCGGCCTTGGCGGAAGAGGGCATCGCCACGCCCGCCAATGTGGTCGAAACCACTTCGATTCAGGCAACTCTGCAATTGCTGCAGTCCTCGGACATGCTGGCGGTGTTGCCGCGCTCGGTCATGCGGCGACCGCTGGCGGGTGGGCAATACGTGGTGCTCGAGCGTGTGATCGGCAAGCCGCTGGACTACTACGGCATCATCACGCGTCGTCAGGAGCCACACTCCGCCGCCGCCGACGAGCTGATCACTCATCTGCGGCAGTTGGCCAGCGAGGCGCTGTTGCCGACGGGCGTCACGCACGACACCTAA